In a genomic window of Amycolatopsis japonica:
- a CDS encoding glycoside hydrolase family 35 protein, whose protein sequence is MPEFVIGDTDFLLDGKPFQIISGALHYFRVHPDLWADRIDKARRMGLNTIETYVAWNAHSPEPGEFDVSGGLDLDRFLRLIAEAGMYAIVRPGPYICAEWDNGGLPTWLLRDPELRVREFEPRYLAAVRGYLDDVYRVVAPHQIDRGGPVLLVQVENEYGAFGSDKRYLAALTHYTRAAGITVPLTTVDQPTHEMLANGGLDGVLHRTASFGSQSTARLKTLREHQPTGPLMCSEFWNGWFDHWGAHHHTTSVEGSAADLDALLAAGASVNLYMFHGGTNFGLTNGANDKGVYQPLVTSYDYDAPLDEAGDPTPKYHAFREVIARYHKVPDSVPPEARPAPTPVAVLGDPAWLLDSPRRWGTAQEHENLPTFDELTPAPRLAFLRTTVDVGAPGVLTFGEVRDRATVFFDGDRLGTLLREHRDRAIRLPRARGELLVLVEDLGRVNYGERIGEAKGIIGGARVHGEPLTGWEVVPVDVPALPDLLPEVSAAERPSGPLSGPVAVRGGFDLDEPADLFLDTGHWGKGLVWINGFLLGRYWRRGPQRTLYVPRPAVRAGRNDVVVLELDTMLEPEARFVPRPLLGHTEA, encoded by the coding sequence ATGCCTGAGTTCGTCATCGGGGACACCGACTTCCTGCTCGACGGGAAACCGTTCCAGATCATTTCCGGGGCACTGCACTACTTCCGGGTGCATCCGGACCTCTGGGCCGATCGCATCGACAAGGCCCGACGGATGGGGCTCAACACCATCGAGACCTACGTCGCCTGGAACGCGCACTCGCCGGAACCGGGCGAGTTCGATGTCTCCGGTGGTCTCGATCTCGACCGGTTCCTCCGGCTGATCGCCGAGGCCGGGATGTACGCGATCGTCCGTCCCGGTCCGTACATCTGCGCGGAATGGGACAACGGCGGCCTGCCGACCTGGCTGCTGCGGGATCCCGAACTCCGCGTCCGTGAGTTCGAACCGCGCTACCTCGCCGCCGTCCGCGGTTATCTGGACGACGTGTACCGAGTGGTGGCGCCGCATCAGATCGACCGGGGCGGACCGGTGCTGCTCGTGCAGGTGGAGAACGAGTACGGCGCCTTCGGTTCCGACAAGCGGTATCTGGCCGCATTGACCCACTACACCCGAGCCGCCGGGATCACCGTCCCGCTGACCACGGTGGACCAGCCGACCCACGAGATGCTGGCGAACGGTGGTCTCGACGGGGTGCTCCACCGGACGGCGTCGTTCGGTTCGCAGAGCACGGCGCGGCTGAAGACCCTGCGCGAACATCAGCCGACGGGGCCGCTGATGTGCAGCGAGTTCTGGAACGGCTGGTTCGACCATTGGGGCGCGCACCACCACACCACCTCCGTCGAAGGCTCGGCGGCGGATCTCGACGCGCTGCTCGCGGCCGGTGCCTCGGTCAACCTCTACATGTTCCACGGCGGCACCAACTTCGGGCTCACCAACGGGGCCAACGACAAGGGCGTCTACCAACCACTGGTCACCTCTTACGACTACGACGCCCCGCTGGACGAAGCGGGCGACCCGACGCCGAAGTACCACGCCTTCCGAGAGGTGATCGCGCGGTATCACAAGGTTCCCGACAGTGTCCCGCCCGAAGCGCGGCCGGCCCCGACACCGGTCGCGGTCCTGGGAGATCCCGCGTGGCTGCTCGACTCGCCACGCCGCTGGGGGACCGCGCAGGAGCACGAGAACCTGCCCACCTTCGACGAACTGACCCCGGCCCCGCGCCTGGCGTTCCTGCGGACGACGGTCGACGTCGGGGCGCCTGGTGTGCTCACCTTCGGCGAGGTGCGGGATCGGGCGACGGTGTTCTTCGACGGGGACCGCCTCGGCACCCTGCTCCGCGAACATCGCGATCGCGCGATCCGGTTGCCGCGGGCCCGCGGCGAGCTCTTGGTGCTGGTAGAAGACCTGGGAAGGGTGAACTACGGGGAGCGGATCGGCGAGGCCAAGGGGATCATCGGCGGCGCGCGTGTGCACGGTGAACCCCTGACGGGCTGGGAGGTCGTCCCCGTCGACGTGCCCGCGCTGCCGGATCTCCTGCCGGAGGTCTCCGCGGCCGAGCGCCCGTCGGGGCCGCTCTCCGGCCCGGTGGCCGTGCGGGGCGGCTTCGATCTCGACGAGCCCGCCGACCTCTTCCTGGACACCGGACACTGGGGCAAGGGGTTGGTCTGGATCAACGGGTTCCTGCTCGGCCGTTACTGGCGGCGCGGTCCACAAAGGACGCTGTACGTGCCGCGGCCGGCGGTCCGTGCGGGGCGCAACGATGTCGTCGTGCTGGAGCTGGACACGATGCTCGAACCCGAGGCGAGGTTCGTGCCCCGGCCGCTGCTGGGGCATACGGAGGCTTGA
- a CDS encoding response regulator transcription factor, whose protein sequence is MRILLVEDERRLAESLRAGLSAEGYAVDVAHNGRDALWYAAEHPYAAMILDIMLPGLNGYRVCRRLRERGDTTPILMLTAKDGEDDEIEALDTGADDFLPKPFSYGVLLSRLRALIRRGGATRPGTLRLGDLELDQASHTCRRGGAEIPLTTKEFALLAYLMKRQGEVVTKAELLENLWDFAASATANLVEVHVSALRRKIDLPFGAETIRTVRGAGYHVVGSGA, encoded by the coding sequence ATGAGGATCTTGCTCGTGGAGGACGAGCGACGCCTGGCCGAGTCGCTCCGGGCGGGATTGAGCGCCGAGGGCTACGCCGTGGACGTCGCGCACAACGGCCGCGACGCGCTCTGGTACGCCGCCGAACATCCGTACGCCGCGATGATCCTCGACATCATGCTGCCGGGGCTGAACGGGTACCGCGTGTGCCGGAGGTTGCGCGAACGGGGCGACACCACCCCGATCCTCATGCTGACCGCGAAGGACGGCGAGGACGACGAGATCGAGGCGCTCGACACCGGCGCCGACGACTTCCTCCCGAAGCCGTTCTCCTACGGCGTGCTGCTCTCCCGGCTGCGGGCGCTGATCCGGCGCGGGGGAGCGACCCGGCCGGGCACACTGCGGCTCGGCGACCTCGAACTGGACCAGGCGAGCCACACCTGCCGTCGCGGCGGCGCCGAGATCCCGTTGACCACCAAGGAATTCGCCCTGCTGGCGTATCTGATGAAACGGCAGGGCGAGGTGGTCACCAAGGCTGAGCTGTTGGAGAACCTCTGGGATTTCGCGGCGTCGGCGACCGCGAACCTGGTGGAGGTCCACGTGAGCGCGTTGCGGCGGAAGATCGACCTGCCGTTCGGCGCGGAGACCATCCGGACGGTGCGCGGTGCCGGCTACCACGTGGTCGGCTCCGGTGCCTAA
- a CDS encoding ATP-binding protein — protein MPKAWRSTRFRVALTAFLASIIALSVVSAWLVLDAQNRLGSGAAQVARERAAAVVQVLNTGAAPADLRLLVRASIYEVTTQTGERVASCPGLRFGTIVPNGDFEYGDSVQNLKPGAVDLADRESVGCARELGDDPERNGLRLHVAATVSGDSKYRVYGASIIDESGQAALDSVRVTLLAGVPVIALLIGAIAWFAVRRSLRPVEAIRSEVAEIGAHDLSRRVPAPDSADEIAKLAETMNTMLARLETAVSRQSRFTSDASHELRTPLASLRTQLEVLLAHQDRLDWRDACRNALLDITRLQDLVGDLVLLGKLDNAEPDRSAPVRLSEVVESCLSGRQGVRAVIEEDPTVLGDRGRLERLLRNLVDNAQRHARTGVEVRTSIVDEFAVVTVTDDGPGIPAADRERVFDRFVRLDDGRARDEGGAGLGLAIVAEIAHTHGGTVEVAEYDGGARLVVRLPVAETRS, from the coding sequence GTGCCTAAGGCGTGGCGGTCGACCCGCTTCCGGGTCGCGCTGACCGCTTTCCTGGCGTCGATCATCGCCCTGTCGGTCGTTTCGGCGTGGCTGGTGCTCGATGCCCAGAACCGGCTGGGCAGCGGCGCCGCGCAGGTGGCGAGGGAGCGCGCGGCCGCCGTCGTCCAGGTACTCAACACCGGCGCCGCCCCGGCCGACCTGCGGCTCCTCGTGCGGGCTTCGATCTACGAGGTGACCACCCAGACCGGTGAGCGGGTCGCGTCCTGCCCCGGCCTGCGGTTCGGGACGATCGTCCCGAACGGAGACTTCGAGTACGGCGACAGTGTCCAGAACCTCAAGCCCGGCGCCGTCGATCTCGCCGACAGGGAATCCGTCGGCTGCGCGCGTGAGCTCGGGGACGATCCGGAGCGGAACGGACTCCGGCTGCACGTGGCGGCCACCGTGAGCGGCGACAGCAAGTACCGGGTCTACGGTGCCTCCATCATCGACGAGTCCGGACAGGCGGCGCTCGATTCGGTGCGCGTGACGCTGCTGGCGGGGGTGCCGGTGATCGCCCTGTTGATCGGGGCGATCGCGTGGTTCGCGGTCCGGCGGTCGCTGCGTCCCGTCGAGGCGATCCGCTCGGAGGTCGCGGAGATCGGCGCGCACGACCTCTCCCGCCGGGTCCCGGCGCCGGACAGCGCCGACGAGATCGCGAAGCTCGCCGAAACGATGAACACGATGCTCGCGCGCCTGGAAACCGCGGTCAGCAGGCAGAGCCGGTTCACCTCGGACGCGTCGCACGAACTGCGTACTCCGCTGGCGTCCCTGCGGACTCAGCTGGAGGTGCTGCTCGCCCATCAGGACCGGCTGGACTGGCGCGACGCCTGCCGTAACGCGCTCCTCGACATCACGCGGCTGCAGGACCTCGTCGGAGACCTCGTCCTGCTCGGCAAGCTGGACAACGCCGAGCCGGACCGGTCCGCCCCGGTGCGACTGTCCGAAGTGGTCGAATCCTGCCTGTCCGGGCGGCAGGGAGTCCGCGCCGTGATCGAGGAGGATCCGACGGTCCTCGGCGACCGCGGCAGGCTGGAGCGGCTGCTGCGGAATCTGGTGGACAACGCGCAACGCCATGCCAGGACCGGGGTCGAGGTACGCACGTCCATTGTGGACGAATTCGCCGTGGTGACGGTGACCGACGACGGACCCGGCATTCCCGCCGCCGACCGCGAGCGGGTTTTCGACCGGTTCGTGCGGCTGGACGACGGACGTGCGCGTGACGAAGGCGGCGCGGGTCTCGGGCTGGCGATCGTGGCCGAGATCGCCCACACGCACGGCGGCACCGTCGAGGTCGCCGAGTACGACGGCGGCGCCCGTCTCGTCGTCCGCCTGCCGGTGGCGGAAACGCGAAGCTGA
- a CDS encoding acyltransferase family protein yields MFAPSLRSWWRPLGHADYLASSWFPGLTGVRALAAVAVVFFHYGGPVVDRLQGWIAVQLFFVLSGFLITTLALREEDRDGRISLRGFYLRRIFRIMPVYFLLLALTTVAVTIAGTYQSSRLADAMPYYLVFGNELVDFNTPYPTSWSLGVEEKFYLVWPALLVLTSFARSGKTALRLLLGASAVLGVVLFALPLAPSHTWASLSVHYCSLVVGCLLAMTLHHPRGFALVRPLTSPAVATVIGCGFVVLQFSVGPLAKALGGHWQFVVPVYAAGSALLLVAVVSPGPVRALLSSRPLTFVGDRSYALYLAQTGAAGVTGWLLPSGLAKAAATTGVALVFACALRRWVEQPAIAYGRKVLERRAPAEPPVEATAGAR; encoded by the coding sequence ATGTTCGCTCCTTCGCTCCGTTCGTGGTGGCGGCCCCTCGGCCACGCCGACTACCTGGCCTCGTCGTGGTTCCCCGGCCTCACGGGCGTGCGCGCGCTCGCCGCCGTGGCCGTCGTGTTCTTCCACTACGGAGGTCCCGTCGTGGACCGCCTCCAGGGCTGGATCGCCGTGCAGTTGTTCTTCGTGCTGTCCGGTTTCCTCATCACGACACTGGCCCTGCGCGAGGAGGACCGTGACGGCCGGATCTCGCTGCGCGGGTTCTACCTGCGCCGGATCTTCCGGATCATGCCGGTGTACTTCCTGCTCCTGGCGCTGACCACGGTCGCGGTGACGATCGCCGGGACGTACCAGAGCAGCAGGCTCGCCGACGCCATGCCGTACTACCTCGTCTTCGGCAACGAACTCGTCGACTTCAACACGCCGTATCCGACCTCGTGGTCGCTGGGAGTGGAGGAGAAGTTCTACCTGGTGTGGCCGGCGCTGCTGGTGCTGACGTCGTTCGCGAGAAGCGGGAAGACCGCGTTGCGTCTGCTGCTGGGCGCGTCGGCCGTTCTCGGGGTGGTGCTGTTCGCGCTGCCGCTGGCACCGTCGCACACCTGGGCGAGCCTTTCGGTGCACTACTGCTCGCTGGTCGTCGGCTGTCTCTTGGCGATGACGCTCCACCATCCGCGCGGGTTCGCCCTGGTCCGGCCCTTGACCAGCCCGGCCGTCGCCACGGTGATCGGCTGCGGGTTCGTCGTGCTGCAGTTCTCCGTCGGTCCGCTGGCGAAGGCGCTCGGCGGGCATTGGCAGTTCGTCGTCCCGGTCTACGCTGCGGGCTCGGCGCTGCTGCTCGTCGCCGTCGTCTCGCCGGGCCCCGTGCGGGCCCTGCTCTCGAGCAGGCCGTTGACGTTCGTCGGAGATCGTTCGTACGCGCTCTACCTCGCCCAGACCGGCGCCGCCGGGGTCACGGGGTGGTTGCTGCCCAGCGGACTCGCCAAGGCCGCCGCGACCACCGGTGTCGCGCTGGTGTTCGCCTGCGCGCTGCGCCGCTGGGTCGAACAGCCCGCCATCGCCTACGGCCGGAAGGTGCTCGAACGACGTGCGCCCGCCGAACCTCCGGTGGAGGCCACGGCGGGCGCACGGTGA
- a CDS encoding DHA2 family efflux MFS transporter permease subunit, giving the protein MTETLPETTHDQERAPAKAGLLIGVLVLSAFVMILNETILSVALRDLTVDLKVPTTTVQWLTSGFLLTMAVVIPTTGFLLERFTPRQVFLASLTLFSTGTLVSALAPGFALLLTGRVIQACGTAVMLPLLMTTVMRLVPVEKRGATMGTITIVIAVAPAIGPTIGGAVLSSLGWRWMFWIVLPLALAALVVGMLQLRLGSDTRKVPLDVLSVILSAVGFGGVLYGLSVSGESAGGHQPVPPWVPIVVGAAALAVFTWRQLRLQKEDRALLDLRPFTHRSFVVSLVLTALLFMCLLGAAAILLPLYLQTVLRTSTFVSGLAVLPGGLVLGLLGRPVGALYDRLGPRPLVIPGAAAMAVSLWLFALLGPESPLIAAIAIHVLLMGGLGLMMTPLMTESLGSLPEHLYSHGSAILATLQQLAGALGTAMFIAVATASTTTAGATSPDSAGIRTTFMVAGCIGLAAFAGSLFVKKSAGGTPAAAHH; this is encoded by the coding sequence ATGACCGAGACCCTGCCCGAAACCACCCACGACCAGGAACGGGCACCGGCGAAAGCCGGGCTCCTGATCGGGGTCCTGGTCCTGTCCGCGTTCGTGATGATCCTCAACGAGACCATCCTGAGCGTCGCGCTGCGTGACCTGACCGTCGACCTCAAGGTCCCGACCACCACCGTCCAGTGGCTGACCAGCGGCTTCCTGCTGACCATGGCGGTCGTCATCCCGACCACCGGGTTCCTGCTCGAACGGTTCACCCCGCGCCAGGTCTTCCTCGCCTCGCTGACCCTGTTCAGCACCGGCACCCTGGTCAGCGCGCTGGCCCCGGGCTTCGCGCTCCTGCTGACCGGCCGGGTCATCCAGGCCTGCGGTACCGCGGTGATGCTGCCGCTGCTGATGACCACGGTGATGCGCCTGGTCCCGGTGGAGAAACGCGGCGCCACGATGGGCACGATCACCATCGTCATCGCGGTCGCCCCGGCGATCGGCCCGACCATCGGCGGTGCCGTGCTCTCCTCGCTCGGCTGGCGCTGGATGTTCTGGATCGTGCTGCCGCTCGCGCTCGCCGCACTGGTGGTCGGCATGCTGCAGCTGCGGCTCGGGAGCGACACCCGCAAGGTTCCGCTGGACGTGCTGTCGGTGATCCTGTCCGCCGTCGGTTTCGGTGGCGTGCTGTACGGCCTGTCCGTGTCCGGCGAGTCCGCGGGCGGGCACCAGCCGGTGCCGCCGTGGGTGCCGATCGTCGTCGGGGCCGCGGCGCTCGCGGTGTTCACCTGGCGCCAGCTGCGCCTGCAGAAGGAAGATCGCGCGCTGCTGGACCTGCGCCCGTTCACCCACCGCAGTTTCGTCGTCTCGCTGGTGCTGACGGCGCTGCTGTTCATGTGCCTGCTCGGCGCCGCGGCGATCCTGCTTCCGCTGTACCTGCAGACCGTCCTGCGCACCAGCACGTTCGTCAGCGGGCTCGCGGTGCTCCCCGGCGGTCTGGTCCTCGGGTTGCTCGGCCGCCCGGTCGGCGCGTTGTACGACCGCCTCGGCCCCCGGCCCCTGGTCATCCCCGGCGCAGCCGCGATGGCGGTCTCGCTGTGGCTGTTCGCGCTGCTCGGCCCGGAATCACCGCTGATCGCGGCCATCGCCATCCACGTCCTCCTGATGGGCGGGCTCGGCCTGATGATGACCCCGCTGATGACCGAGTCTCTCGGGTCGCTGCCCGAGCACCTCTATTCACACGGCAGCGCGATCCTCGCCACCCTGCAGCAGCTCGCCGGCGCGCTCGGCACCGCCATGTTCATCGCGGTGGCCACGGCGAGCACGACCACGGCCGGGGCGACCAGCCCCGACTCGGCGGGTATCCGCACCACGTTCATGGTCGCCGGTTGCATCGGGCTGGCCGCGTTCGCCGGTTCGCTGTTCGTCAAGAAGAGCGCCGGCGGCACCCCGGCCGCCGCTCACCACTGA
- a CDS encoding maleylpyruvate isomerase N-terminal domain-containing protein, with protein sequence MVGRVRDPAAMVTAEWTVAETVAHVAMIAKMYTALVRPDGAPVLDARGQSQVEKTTVDTVSVLNGLVLREFPERDLGVLVTGLLADIEEVLRVTEDADPATSLDWLGDSKVPLAGVLAHLVNELQIHGWDIARVLKLPWTIPPSDAALFFDLFLVGVLSHDIGHLLDTDEPPRERRIAVAFRSAYTSPVVLVLHRGRVSVEEPGGPVDARISFDPPSLNLMLFHRVGKVRSALTGKVVVGGPRPWLLPAFLRVVRLP encoded by the coding sequence ATGGTGGGGCGCGTCCGGGATCCGGCCGCGATGGTCACCGCGGAGTGGACGGTGGCCGAAACGGTCGCCCACGTCGCGATGATCGCGAAGATGTACACGGCGCTGGTGCGCCCGGACGGCGCCCCGGTGCTGGACGCCCGCGGTCAGAGCCAGGTCGAAAAGACCACTGTGGACACGGTTTCCGTTTTGAACGGCTTGGTGCTGCGGGAGTTTCCCGAACGCGACCTCGGCGTGCTGGTGACCGGATTGCTCGCGGACATCGAAGAAGTACTGCGCGTGACCGAGGACGCCGACCCGGCGACCTCGCTGGACTGGCTCGGGGATTCGAAGGTGCCGCTGGCCGGTGTGCTCGCCCATCTGGTCAACGAACTGCAGATCCACGGCTGGGACATCGCCAGGGTGCTGAAGCTGCCGTGGACGATTCCGCCGTCCGACGCGGCTTTGTTCTTCGATCTCTTCCTGGTCGGCGTGCTGAGCCATGACATCGGGCATCTCCTCGACACCGACGAGCCGCCGCGAGAACGACGGATCGCCGTGGCGTTCCGGTCGGCGTACACGTCGCCTGTCGTGCTGGTGCTGCATCGGGGACGGGTGAGCGTCGAGGAGCCCGGAGGCCCGGTCGACGCGCGGATCTCGTTCGATCCGCCGTCGCTGAACCTGATGCTGTTCCACCGGGTCGGCAAGGTGCGTTCCGCGCTGACGGGCAAGGTCGTCGTCGGTGGTCCGCGACCGTGGCTGCTGCCCGCTTTCCTGCGTGTCGTGCGGCTGCCCTGA
- a CDS encoding MarR family winged helix-turn-helix transcriptional regulator translates to MPKDSIDRMVDEWAASDGALDVSALQVVGRLFRTAGHGQAAVVEALRPFGLSYADFDVLNTLRRRDDPGGTHPRDLAETALITSGAMTARLDRLERSGLVKRHSDPEDRRAVRIRLTKAGADLAAKALDAVLVADEDILSPLSPAQRRTLATLLKKLLLHAEAG, encoded by the coding sequence GTGCCGAAGGATTCCATCGACCGCATGGTCGACGAGTGGGCCGCCAGCGACGGCGCGCTCGACGTCAGCGCCCTGCAGGTGGTCGGCCGGTTGTTCCGGACCGCCGGGCACGGCCAGGCGGCCGTCGTCGAGGCACTTCGGCCGTTCGGTCTCAGCTATGCCGACTTCGACGTCCTGAACACCCTCCGGCGCCGCGACGATCCCGGCGGGACGCATCCGCGGGATCTGGCGGAGACCGCGCTGATCACCTCCGGCGCGATGACCGCGCGGCTCGACCGGCTGGAGCGGAGTGGCCTGGTGAAGCGCCACTCCGATCCCGAGGATCGCCGCGCGGTCCGGATCCGGCTCACCAAGGCCGGGGCCGACCTCGCGGCGAAGGCACTGGACGCCGTCCTCGTCGCCGACGAAGACATCCTGTCGCCGCTCAGCCCGGCGCAACGGCGGACGCTGGCCACGCTGCTGAAGAAGCTCCTCCTGCACGCCGAAGCGGGCTAG
- a CDS encoding DUF6506 family protein: MSENIDLFLFLEPGSDPGTDRVTQDLGDAEALLVWVPDGAAAAKVAAEAVTDGARLMELYRGFDLASAAQVIEAVGGRAAVGVAGYGAPAPRPIRDSATVFVGHPSADPAKHRLVREHAGGGRTTVVSVPDSPTAVRIALELADAGTEAIEICGGTSLTIARDVAAAVGDRVPVSLVAWPVDSIERAAAYKAEFEAENV, encoded by the coding sequence ATGAGCGAGAACATCGATCTGTTCCTCTTTCTCGAGCCGGGTTCCGACCCCGGAACCGACCGGGTGACACAAGACCTCGGTGATGCGGAGGCCCTGCTCGTCTGGGTTCCGGACGGCGCCGCCGCCGCGAAGGTCGCGGCCGAGGCGGTGACCGACGGCGCCCGGCTCATGGAGCTGTACCGCGGTTTCGACCTCGCTTCGGCCGCTCAGGTCATCGAGGCCGTCGGCGGCCGGGCCGCGGTCGGCGTCGCGGGGTACGGGGCACCGGCTCCGCGGCCGATCCGCGATTCCGCCACCGTCTTCGTCGGGCATCCGAGCGCCGATCCGGCGAAACACCGCCTGGTCCGCGAGCACGCGGGCGGCGGCAGGACGACAGTGGTCTCGGTGCCGGACTCCCCCACCGCGGTCCGGATCGCCCTCGAGCTGGCCGACGCCGGGACCGAGGCGATCGAGATCTGCGGTGGCACCTCACTGACCATCGCCCGCGACGTCGCGGCGGCCGTCGGCGACCGGGTGCCGGTGAGCCTCGTGGCCTGGCCGGTCGACTCGATCGAGCGCGCGGCCGCGTACAAGGCGGAGTTCGAGGCGGAAAACGTCTAG
- a CDS encoding winged helix-turn-helix transcriptional regulator — protein sequence MVTKQLNGSDDADLLRADSLAREIFSDVANKWALLIIETVGDRTRRFTELRDDIEGISHKMLTQNLRMLERNGLLERTVHPTVPPRVDYTLTEAGHGLRATVDGMCDWTHRFLGHIENSRRRFDAPA from the coding sequence ATGGTGACCAAGCAGCTCAACGGTTCGGACGACGCCGATCTCCTGCGGGCGGACTCACTGGCGCGCGAGATCTTCTCCGACGTCGCCAACAAGTGGGCGCTCCTGATCATCGAAACGGTCGGCGACCGCACGCGGCGGTTCACCGAGTTACGCGACGACATCGAGGGCATCAGCCACAAGATGCTGACCCAGAACCTGCGCATGCTGGAGCGCAACGGCCTCCTTGAGCGAACCGTGCATCCGACGGTGCCGCCGCGCGTCGACTACACCCTCACCGAGGCGGGCCACGGTCTGCGCGCGACGGTCGACGGGATGTGCGACTGGACCCACCGGTTCCTCGGCCACATCGAGAACTCGCGGCGCCGGTTCGACGCTCCCGCCTGA
- a CDS encoding RidA family protein, which yields MSITLVNPAGLPEIPAYRQVSIATGSKLVFIAGQVSWDADGALVGEGDLAAQVEQCYLNIGTALAGAGATFDDVAKITVYVVDWTPDKLALFLEGVDRAAAKLGGTPVPPGTLIGVAALDVPEHLVEVEATAVID from the coding sequence ATGAGCATCACCCTGGTGAATCCCGCGGGACTGCCGGAGATCCCCGCCTACCGGCAGGTGTCGATCGCGACCGGGTCGAAGCTGGTCTTCATCGCGGGGCAGGTCTCCTGGGACGCCGACGGGGCCCTTGTCGGCGAAGGGGACCTCGCCGCCCAGGTCGAGCAGTGCTACCTGAACATCGGCACCGCGCTCGCCGGGGCCGGCGCCACCTTCGACGACGTCGCGAAGATAACCGTCTACGTCGTCGACTGGACGCCGGACAAACTCGCGCTGTTCCTCGAAGGCGTGGACCGGGCCGCCGCGAAACTGGGCGGCACCCCGGTCCCGCCGGGAACGCTGATCGGTGTCGCGGCACTCGACGTGCCCGAGCACCTCGTCGAGGTCGAGGCGACCGCGGTCATCGACTGA
- a CDS encoding cupin domain-containing protein, translating to MFDPILLRAADAEIVSDAPGSEITLLADSDTTDGGFTANRATLKDGVFGTPAHFHTRATEFFFVLEGKLQVLVEETLHTLEKGDFLAVPPRVPHAFGPAAGSDADVLVTFTPGMARFDYYRLLDRVARGEADPSEIAASSKQYDNHYVDSPIWRAARGQ from the coding sequence ATGTTCGACCCCATCCTCCTCCGGGCCGCCGACGCCGAGATCGTCAGCGACGCGCCGGGCAGCGAGATCACGCTGCTGGCCGACTCGGACACCACCGACGGGGGCTTCACCGCGAACCGCGCGACCCTGAAGGACGGCGTCTTCGGCACCCCGGCCCACTTCCACACCCGCGCGACCGAGTTCTTCTTCGTGCTCGAAGGGAAACTCCAGGTCCTCGTCGAGGAAACCTTGCACACCCTGGAAAAGGGCGACTTCCTCGCCGTGCCGCCCAGGGTGCCGCACGCGTTCGGACCCGCCGCCGGATCGGACGCGGACGTCCTGGTCACCTTCACGCCGGGCATGGCCCGCTTCGACTACTACCGGCTCCTTGACCGGGTCGCGCGCGGCGAAGCGGACCCCTCGGAGATCGCCGCGTCCTCGAAGCAGTACGACAACCACTACGTCGACAGCCCCATCTGGCGCGCCGCGCGCGGTCAGTGA
- a CDS encoding VOC family protein: MTVLDSPIPRFHLAMPVDDLAAARTFYGEVLGLEQGRSSDTWIDWNLHGHQFVTHLAPERPQRIHNPVDGHDVPVPHFGLILTVPEFKKLADRLRATDTSFVIEPYVRFEGQTGEQWTMFLLDPAGNALEFKAFADDSQVFAA; the protein is encoded by the coding sequence ATGACCGTCCTCGACTCCCCCATCCCGCGCTTCCACCTCGCCATGCCCGTCGACGACCTGGCCGCCGCGCGCACCTTCTACGGCGAAGTCCTCGGCCTCGAGCAGGGCCGCAGCTCCGACACGTGGATCGACTGGAACCTCCACGGCCACCAGTTCGTCACGCACCTCGCCCCGGAACGGCCGCAGCGGATCCACAACCCGGTCGACGGTCATGACGTGCCCGTCCCCCACTTCGGGCTGATCCTGACCGTGCCGGAGTTCAAGAAGCTCGCGGACCGGCTGCGCGCCACGGACACCTCGTTCGTCATCGAGCCCTACGTCCGCTTCGAGGGCCAGACCGGGGAGCAGTGGACGATGTTCCTGCTGGACCCGGCGGGCAACGCGCTGGAGTTCAAGGCTTTCGCCGACGACTCGCAGGTCTTCGCCGCCTGA